Proteins encoded together in one Rhipicephalus sanguineus isolate Rsan-2018 chromosome 9, BIME_Rsan_1.4, whole genome shotgun sequence window:
- the LOC119405707 gene encoding uncharacterized protein LOC119405707, with protein sequence MATGGMQAAIEPVSGKNWASWIQRLNFYFVANDVCDEQKKRALLLTLCGADTFETACALVTPKTPGEVGYADIVGLLQKHFDPRPSELYSRYVFQRRDQRPEESISNYVAALRSLSADCNFGVPATTSATSTPPAEGHAAVLANPTMLPQDVMLHDRFVCGIRDEHLQQRLFAEKDLTFQRALDLALSSESASKQQRGLKGATSSAEVHKTSQSKKESKHSAQQRRCYRCDGWHEADTCKFRIAQCRFCSKKGHIENACISRKKKNKEGNLNARQGTHMVNAQPVCDDLEDTDRCYDLHAVSGRQPCPKFLVDVKVEGRPLKVEVDTGAACSLINEATYHQTWPSNAPKLSREPLDLRTWSGEELDTVGSAQVRVRFKSKDYVLPLLVMKGTGRNLLGRDWFSALNIRVHGINQVAEPSQEIQEVLARHPDVFKEGIDGYVVPLVHLDLEEGATPKFSKARPVPLAYQEPMEEELDRLSTVKAVVKKTAYPLPTTSEVFAKLRGGTTFSTLDLYQAYQPLRVDDETAALLTVNTTKGLFKGVHTTEERVKAILEAPKPTDKTSLQAFLGLLAFYDRFLENRATVAAELHGLLEKNTPWKWEKKHQDVFEILKKMIRSSTVLAHYDEKRPLILSVDASPYGIGAILAQKAAFGREAPVAFASRTLGTAEKNYSQLVKEGLAVVYGVSHFHQYVAGRHVTVLPDHQPLLGIMGEKKQIPQILSPRMTRWCLKLATYDSDLVYRPGRLHQNADALSRLPLPAQRKRRRRMICPQRPTPNIGKLRPGWTLVRRKLAMTNPAGPRSTKLHRGPNVIGVHLTDTVTPSKG encoded by the exons ATGGCTACTGGAGGAATGCAGGCCGCCATCGAGCCTGTTAGCGGCAAGAACTGGGCATCCTGGATCCAGCGCCTGAACTTCTACTTCGtggcgaacgacgtctgcgacgaacaaaagaagcgcgcgctcctcctgaCGCTATGCGGAGCCGACACCTTTGAAACTGCCTGCGCTCTGGTCACGCCGAAGACTCCTGGAGAGGTGGGCTATGCCGACATAGTTGGCCTTCTGCAGAAGCACTTCGATCCGCGACCGTCTGAGTTGTACAGCCGGTACGTGTTCCAGCGACGCGACCAGCGGCCGGAAGAGTCGATCAGCAACTACGTTGCAGCCCTCAGAAGCTTGTCAGCTGACTGCAACTTCGGAGTGCCAGCGACAACGTCTGCTACATCGACGCCACCGGCAGAAGGCCACGCAGCCGTTCTGGCGAACCCCACCAtgctgccccaagatgtgatgctTCACGACAGGTTCGTGTGCGGCATCCGCGACGAGCACCTCCAGCAGCGACTGTTCGCGGAGAAAGACTTGACTTTTCAACGCGCGTTGGACTTGGCACTGTCGTCCGAAAGTGCgtcgaagcagcaacgaggacTTAAGGGAGCGACGAGCTCCGCGGAGGTGCACAAGACTTCGCAGTctaaaaaggaaagcaaacaTTCGGCTCAGCAACGGCGCTGCTATCGATGCGACGGCTGGCACGAGGCTGACACCTGCAAGTTCAGGATAGCGCAATGCCGTTTTTGTTCCAAAAAGGGTCACATCGAGAACGCCTGCATctccagaaagaagaaaaacaaagaaggcaacctCAACGCCCGGCAAGGAACTCACATGGTTAACGCCCAACCTGTGTGCGACGACCTCGAAGACACCGATAGGTGCTACGACCTACATGCCGTGAGTGGGCGACAACCCTGCCCTAAATTCCTCGTTGACGTGAAAGTCGAGGGAAGGCCCCTGAAAGTCGAAGTGGACACGGGCGCCGCATGTTCTCTCATCAATGAGGCTACGTACCACCAAACGTGGCCATCGAACGCCCCAAAGCTTTCGAGAGAACCCCTAGACTTACGCACCTGGTCAGGGGAAGAACTGGACACCGTCGGTTCGGCACaagttcgtgtgcgtttcaaaTCAAAGGACTACGTGCTGCCCCTGCTGGTAATGAAAGGGACTGGGCGCAACCTGCTCGGACGTGACTGGTTTTCAGCACTGAACATCCGTGTTCACGGAATAAACCAGGTCGCCGAACCAAGTCAAGAGATCCAGGAGGTTCTCGCACGCCATCCTGATGTATTTAAGGAAGGTATCGACGGCTACGTGGTGCCATTGGTTCACTTGGACTTGGAAGAAGGCGCTACACCCAAGTTTAGCAAAGCACGTCCAGTGCCCCTAGCTTACCAAGAGCCTAtggaggaagagctcgaccgcct GAGCACAGTTAAAGCGGTGGTCAAGAAGACGGCGTACCCACTGCCGACAACTTCGGAGGTGTTCGCAAAGTTGCGCGGCGGGACGACATTTTCGACGCTAGACCTGTACCAGGCCTATCAGCCGCTAAGAGTGGACGACGAGACAGCCGCATTGCTCACCGTCAACACCACCAAAGGACTGTTCAAG GGTGTCCATACGACCGAAGAAAGGGTAAAGGCGATCCTCGAGGCGCCAAAACCGACTGACAAGACCTCTCTGCAGGCTTTCTTAGGGCTTCTCGCCTTTTACGATCGTTTTTTGGAGAACAGAGCGACAGTAGCTGCAGAGTTGCATGGGCTTCTCGAGAAGAACACGCcctggaagtgggagaaaaaacacCAGGATGTGTTCGAGATTCTTAAGAAGATGATTCGGTCTTCGACAGTCCTTGCGCATTATGACGAAAAAAGGCCTCTCATTCTGTCCGTGGATGCGTCGCCATACGGCATCGGCGCAATTCTCGCTCAAAAAGCTGCGTTCGGCCGAGAGGCTCCCGTTGCATTCGCGTCACGAACTTTGGGAACCGCTGAGAAGAACTACTCGCAGCTCGTTAAAGAGGGCCTTGCGGTAGTTTATGGCGTCAGCCACTTTCACCAGTATGTCGCTGGCCGGCACGTGACCGTATTACCGGATCACCAACCGCTCCTAGGCATCATGGGGGAAAAGAAGCAAATCCCTCAGATATTGTCACCGAGGATGACTCGATGGTGTCTGAAATTGGCCACATACGACTCCGACTTGGTCTACAGGCCTGGACGCCTGCACCAAAATGCTGACGCGCTCAGCAGGCTGCCACTGCCCGCGCAG CGGAAGCGCCGCCGCCGCATGATCTGCCCGCAACGCCCGACTCCGAACATAGGGAAGCTGAGGCCAGGCTGGACACTTGTGCGACGCAAGCTTGCGATGACCAACCCAGCGGGTCCGCGCAGCACCAAACTGCACCGAGGCCCCAACGTGATCGGCGTCCACCTGACCGATACGGTGACCCCGTCTAAGGGGTAA